A genomic region of Staphylococcus roterodami contains the following coding sequences:
- a CDS encoding TIGR01741 family protein → MNFEEKLSQMYNEIANEISSMIPVEWEQVFTIAYVTDQAGEVIFNYTKPGSDELNYYTYIPREYNVSEKVFYDLWTDLYRLFKKLRNAFKEEGLEPWTSCEFDFTRDGKLNVSFDYIDWANSEFGQMGREHYYMYKKFGIWPEKEYAINWVEKIKDYVKEQEKTNL, encoded by the coding sequence ATGAATTTTGAAGAAAAATTAAGTCAAATGTACAACGAGATTGCAAATGAGATTAGCAGTATGATACCAGTAGAATGGGAGCAAGTATTTACAATAGCTTATGTAACTGATCAAGCTGGAGAAGTCATTTTTAATTATACTAAACCAGGTAGTGATGAATTGAATTATTACACATATATCCCTAGAGAGTATAATGTCTCTGAAAAAGTATTTTATGATTTGTGGACGGATTTATATAGATTGTTTAAGAAGTTAAGAAATGCATTTAAAGAAGAAGGACTCGAACCATGGACATCATGTGAATTTGACTTTACAAGAGACGGCAAATTGAATGTTTCATTTGATTATATTGATTGGGCGAATTCAGAGTTTGGACAAATGGGAAGAGAACATTATTACATGTATAAAAAATTTGGAATTTGGCCTGAAAAAGAATATGCCATAAATTGGGTTGAAAAAATAAAAGATTATGTTAAAGAGCAAGAAAAAACTAACCTTTAG
- a CDS encoding DUF4064 domain-containing protein, whose translation MEKLIKVMSLIGIIIQSFLTLLFLIFLILSATGIIQPELTTTVNGEQTIQSPETAQATFVTIFAILFVVSLASDLLGIIAMKKLFVNNRASGILYIIGAVISANLLTFIAWLISGIFVLRYNKIGKEVS comes from the coding sequence ATGGAAAAATTAATCAAAGTGATGTCTTTAATTGGAATTATTATTCAAAGTTTTTTAACATTGTTATTTTTAATATTTTTAATTTTATCAGCAACAGGAATTATACAGCCAGAATTGACCACAACTGTTAATGGTGAACAAACTATACAAAGTCCAGAAACTGCTCAAGCAACATTCGTGACAATATTTGCAATATTATTTGTTGTTTCTTTAGCTTCAGATTTATTAGGCATTATAGCTATGAAAAAGTTGTTTGTGAATAATAGAGCGAGTGGCATTTTGTATATTATTGGTGCAGTGATCAGTGCCAATTTATTAACATTTATTGCTTGGTTAATAAGTGGGATTTTTGTTTTAAGATATAACAAAATAGGAAAAGAAGTGTCATAG
- a CDS encoding TIGR01741 family protein has protein sequence MNFEEKLSQKYNEIANKISSMIPVEWEKVYAMAYIDEECGEVFYNYTEPRSDELFYYTSVIKKYNLLKSSFMDSVYELHDQFEELREVFIEEGLEPWTSCEFDFTSEGKLKVSFDYIDWINTEFDQLGRENYYMYKKFGVLPETEYEMEEVKQIEQYIKEQEEE, from the coding sequence ATGAATTTCGAAGAAAAACTAAGTCAAAAGTACAACGAGATTGCGAATAAAATTAGCAGCATGATACCGGTAGAGTGGGAAAAAGTATATGCAATGGCATATATCGATGAAGAATGTGGAGAAGTGTTTTACAATTATACTGAACCAAGAAGTGATGAATTATTTTACTATACAAGTGTGATAAAGAAGTATAATTTATTGAAATCAAGCTTTATGGATTCAGTATATGAGTTGCATGATCAATTTGAGGAACTAAGAGAAGTATTTATAGAAGAAGGTCTTGAACCATGGACATCATGTGAATTTGATTTTACAAGCGAAGGTAAATTAAAAGTTTCATTTGATTATATTGATTGGATAAATACAGAGTTTGATCAATTAGGCCGTGAAAATTATTATATGTACAAAAAATTTGGTGTTTTACCAGAAACGGAATATGAAATGGAGGAGGTTAAACAAATCGAGCAATATATTAAAGAGCAAGAAGAAGAATAG
- a CDS encoding antitoxin YezG family protein has product MTFEEKLSQMYNEIANEISGMIPVEWEQVFTIAYVTDQAGEVIFNYTKPGSNELNYYSDIPKDCNVSKDIFKNSWFKVYRMFDELRETFKKEGLEPWTSCEFDFTRDGKLNVSFDYIDWINTEFDQLGRENYYMYKKFGVLPEMEYEMEEIKEIEQYIKSQES; this is encoded by the coding sequence ATGACTTTCGAAGAAAAACTAAGTCAAATGTATAACGAGATTGCGAATGAGATTAGTGGGATGATACCAGTAGAATGGGAGCAAGTATTTACAATAGCCTATGTAACTGACCAAGCTGGAGAAGTCATTTTTAATTATACTAAGCCAGGAAGTAATGAATTAAATTATTATTCAGACATACCTAAAGATTGCAATGTATCAAAAGATATTTTTAAGAATTCATGGTTTAAAGTTTATCGAATGTTTGATGAGTTAAGAGAAACTTTTAAAAAAGAAGGGCTTGAACCATGGACATCATGCGAATTTGACTTTACAAGAGATGGCAAATTGAATGTATCATTTGATTATATAGATTGGATAAATACAGAGTTTGATCAATTGGGCCGTGAAAATTATTATATGTACAAAAAGTTTGGTGTTTTACCAGAAATGGAATATGAAATGGAAGAAATTAAAGAAATCGAGCAATATATTAAAAGCCAAGAAAGTTAA
- a CDS encoding DUF5083 family protein — MEKIKKINKRFLSFEVIPFAMMILLAFPPIIASLINNRLQYGRDLYDRVSFYCYISIMVAYAITILLEIIFYFILLKNYQYDQSNIELANRVKVTKVLSILYIIPGLYAIPFYFRFLHIRSFRENKKSGQPAYHFWEFFIKPNRKPIELKDFFIKNR, encoded by the coding sequence ATGGAAAAAATAAAGAAAATAAACAAAAGATTTTTATCATTTGAAGTTATTCCATTTGCAATGATGATTTTGCTAGCATTTCCACCAATTATTGCAAGTCTAATTAATAATCGTTTGCAGTATGGTAGAGATCTCTACGATAGAGTAAGCTTTTACTGCTATATTTCAATTATGGTTGCATATGCAATTACCATTTTGTTAGAAATTATTTTTTACTTTATTTTATTGAAAAACTATCAATATGATCAAAGTAATATTGAATTAGCTAATAGGGTGAAAGTTACAAAAGTACTGTCGATTCTGTATATCATTCCAGGATTATATGCGATTCCATTCTATTTTAGATTTTTACATATTCGCTCATTTAGAGAAAATAAAAAATCCGGACAGCCGGCCTATCACTTTTGGGAATTTTTTATAAAACCTAATCGCAAACCGATAGAGTTGAAAGACTTTTTTATTAAAAATAGATAA
- a CDS encoding TIGR01741 family protein produces the protein MTFEEKLSQMYNEIANKISSMIPVEWEKVYTIAYVDDEGGEVVFNYTKPGSDELNYYTYIPREYNVSEKVFYDLWTDLYRLFKKLRNSFKEEGLEPWTSCEFDFTRDGKLNVSFDYIDWANSEFGPMGREDYYMYKKFGIWPEKEYAINRVKKIEDYIKEQEETEL, from the coding sequence ATGACTTTCGAAGAAAAACTAAGTCAAATGTACAATGAGATTGCGAATAAGATTAGCAGCATGATACCGGTAGAATGGGAAAAGGTATATACAATTGCTTATGTAGATGATGAAGGTGGAGAAGTCGTTTTTAATTATACTAAACCAGGTAGTGATGAATTGAATTATTACACATATATCCCTAGAGAGTATAATGTCTCTGAAAAAGTATTTTATGATTTGTGGACGGATTTATATAGATTGTTTAAGAAGTTAAGAAATTCATTTAAAGAAGAAGGACTTGAACCATGGACATCATGTGAATTTGACTTTACAAGAGACGGCAAATTGAATGTTTCATTTGATTATATTGATTGGGCGAATTCAGAGTTTGGACCAATGGGAAGAGAAGATTATTACATGTATAAAAAGTTTGGAATTTGGCCTGAAAAAGAATATGCAATAAATAGGGTTAAAAAAATAGAAGATTATATTAAAGAACAAGAAGAAACTGAACTATAG
- a CDS encoding DUF4467 domain-containing protein: MKRLCIGLLIIMMSIINYGCGNEQNENKYQSQINKVMKIQQETHKEMVKKSNEVNPEFNKDKVNTYVFNDGKLIIISYKLFKDKDQMFYATYEFKNDKIYYKRDINPKTYVKEHKPDYKDIKVK, translated from the coding sequence ATGAAAAGATTATGCATAGGATTGTTAATTATAATGATGAGTATAATAAATTATGGTTGTGGTAATGAGCAAAATGAAAATAAATATCAAAGTCAAATTAATAAAGTAATGAAAATTCAACAAGAAACTCATAAAGAGATGGTTAAAAAGAGTAATGAAGTTAATCCTGAATTTAATAAGGATAAAGTAAATACTTATGTATTTAATGATGGCAAATTAATTATCATCAGCTATAAGTTATTTAAAGATAAAGATCAAATGTTTTACGCGACTTACGAGTTTAAAAACGACAAAATTTATTATAAGAGAGATATTAATCCTAAAACATACGTGAAAGAACACAAACCAGACTATAAAGATATTAAAGTAAAATAA
- a CDS encoding TIGR01741 family protein: MTFEGKLSQMYNEIANEISGMIPVEWEKVYTIAYVDDEGGEVVFNYTKPNSDDLNYYTYIPREYNVSEKVFYDLWTDLYRLFKKLRNAFKEEDLEPWTSCEFDFTREGNLKVSFDYIDWIKLGFGPSGKENYYMYKKFGVLPETEYEINKVKEIEQYIKEQEETEL, translated from the coding sequence ATGACTTTCGAAGGAAAACTAAGTCAAATGTACAACGAGATTGCGAATGAGATTAGTGGGATGATACCAGTAGAGTGGGAAAAGGTATATACAATTGCTTATGTAGATGATGAAGGTGGAGAGGTCGTTTTTAATTATACTAAACCAAACAGCGATGACTTGAATTATTACACATATATCCCTAGAGAGTATAATGTCTCTGAAAAAGTATTTTATGATTTGTGGACGGATTTATATAGATTGTTTAAGAAGTTAAGAAACGCATTTAAAGAAGAAGATTTAGAACCATGGACATCATGCGAATTTGACTTTACAAGAGAGGGTAATTTGAAAGTATCGTTTGATTATATAGATTGGATTAAATTAGGTTTTGGTCCATCAGGAAAGGAAAACTACTATATGTATAAAAAGTTTGGTGTTTTACCAGAAACGGAATATGAAATTAATAAAGTTAAAGAAATCGAGCAATATATTAAAGAACAAGAAGAAACTGAACTATAG
- a CDS encoding TIGR01741 family protein: MTFEEKLSQMYNEIANKISSMIPVEWEKVYTMAYIDDGGGEVFFNYTKPGSEDLNYYTDIPKEYNISVQVFDDLWMDLYDLFKNLRNLFKEEGHEPWTSCEFDFTSEGKLKVSFDYIDWINTEFDQLGRENYYMYKKFGVIPEMEYEMEEIKEIEQYVKEQDEAEL, translated from the coding sequence ATGACTTTCGAAGAAAAACTAAGTCAAATGTACAATGAAATTGCGAATAAGATTAGCAGCATGATACCGGTAGAATGGGAAAAAGTATATACAATGGCTTATATAGATGATGGAGGAGGTGAAGTATTCTTTAATTATACTAAACCAGGAAGTGAAGATTTGAATTATTACACCGATATACCTAAGGAGTATAATATTTCTGTGCAAGTATTTGATGATTTATGGATGGATTTATATGATTTGTTTAAGAATTTAAGGAATTTATTTAAAGAAGAAGGACATGAACCATGGACATCATGTGAATTTGACTTTACAAGCGAAGGTAAATTAAAAGTTTCATTTGATTATATTGATTGGATAAATACAGAGTTTGATCAATTAGGCCGTGAAAATTATTATATGTATAAAAAATTTGGGGTTATACCAGAAATGGAATACGAAATGGAAGAAATTAAAGAAATCGAGCAATATGTTAAAGAGCAAGATGAAGCTGAACTATAG
- a CDS encoding DUF5084 family protein — protein MKYTWWILLTIAGILSLTSVYGFILCLGSFGMLALNVMWLFVYTPHKNSKALESISKPTIILSIIGTYAVFIFMSILFYFVMKARFMEIGIKLYGELFNMFGIPLFIIAIILFTIGTVFVYKIQQSRLKQ, from the coding sequence ATGAAATATACTTGGTGGATACTTTTAACAATTGCAGGGATTTTAAGTTTAACAAGTGTTTATGGATTTATTTTATGTTTAGGTAGCTTTGGAATGTTGGCACTGAATGTCATGTGGCTATTTGTTTATACACCGCATAAAAATTCTAAAGCACTTGAATCTATATCAAAACCAACGATAATTTTATCAATCATTGGGACATATGCAGTATTTATATTTATGTCTATCTTATTTTACTTCGTAATGAAAGCTAGGTTTATGGAAATTGGAATAAAACTTTACGGTGAACTTTTTAATATGTTTGGAATACCATTATTCATTATTGCTATCATTTTATTTACAATCGGTACAGTATTCGTTTATAAAATACAGCAATCAAGATTAAAGCAATAG
- a CDS encoding DNA/RNA non-specific endonuclease, which translates to MTKDIEYLTADYDNEKSSIQSVIDAIEGQDFLDVDTTMDDAVSDVSSLDEDGAISLTSSVVGPQGSKLMGYYQNELYDYASQLDSKMKEIIDTPFIEDIDKAFKGITNVKLENILIKNGGGHGRDTYGASGKIAKGDAKKSDSDVYSIDEILKSDQEFVKVIDQHYKEMKKEDKKLSKSDFEKMMTQGASCDYMTVAEAEELEEQKKKEEAIEIAALAGMVVLSCINPVAGAVAIGAYSAYSAANAATGKNIVTGRKLSKEERIMEGLSLIPLPGMGFLKGAGKSLMKLGFKGGEKFAVKTGLQKTMQQAVSRISPKMGMMKNSVLNQSRNFAQNTHVGQMLSNMRGQVTQTVQQSRNWIGQQAQNVKRIVNNGLDKEIAHPFKQQLAPAGMGGIKFAETTTLRNMGQNMKRAVTPQNHVTHGPKDSMVRSEGKHSVSSYEINSSKYVESPNYTKVEFGKQYARLRPKKLKANIEYTTPNGHIYRTDHKGRIKEVYVDNLSLKDGGRNNHAQRTVGGEDRLPDDDGGHLIARMFGGSKDIDNLVAQSKYINRPFKENGDWYQLEKEWKDALKSGDEVKNIKMEVKYSGNSQRPTIFKVGYEINNERKVKTIENI; encoded by the coding sequence ATGACAAAAGATATTGAATATCTAACAGCTGATTATGATAATGAAAAGTCATCTATCCAAAGTGTAATAGATGCAATAGAGGGTCAAGACTTCTTAGATGTAGATACAACAATGGATGATGCGGTAAGCGATGTCAGTTCTTTAGACGAAGATGGCGCAATATCATTAACAAGTAGTGTAGTAGGTCCACAAGGATCTAAGTTAATGGGGTATTATCAAAATGAATTATATGATTATGCATCTCAATTAGATTCGAAAATGAAAGAAATTATTGACACGCCATTTATAGAAGATATAGATAAAGCATTCAAAGGTATAACGAATGTTAAATTGGAAAATATACTAATTAAAAATGGTGGTGGACATGGTAGAGATACCTATGGGGCTTCTGGGAAAATTGCAAAGGGAGATGCCAAGAAAAGTGACAGCGATGTTTATAGCATCGATGAAATATTAAAATCGGATCAAGAATTTGTAAAAGTAATTGATCAGCATTACAAAGAAATGAAAAAAGAAGATAAGAAATTATCTAAAAGTGATTTCGAAAAAATGATGACTCAGGGCGCTTCTTGTGATTACATGACAGTAGCTGAAGCGGAAGAGCTAGAGGAGCAAAAGAAAAAAGAAGAAGCTATAGAGATTGCAGCACTAGCTGGTATGGTAGTTTTATCTTGTATTAATCCTGTTGCTGGAGCAGTAGCTATTGGTGCTTATTCCGCTTATTCAGCAGCAAATGCAGCCACAGGAAAAAATATTGTAACTGGAAGAAAGCTATCTAAAGAAGAACGAATCATGGAAGGACTTTCGCTTATTCCATTGCCAGGTATGGGCTTCCTCAAAGGTGCTGGGAAAAGTTTAATGAAATTAGGCTTCAAAGGCGGAGAAAAATTTGCAGTTAAAACAGGATTGCAAAAGACAATGCAACAAGCAGTTAGTCGTATTTCACCTAAAATGGGAATGATGAAAAACAGTGTGTTGAATCAATCTCGTAACTTTGCTCAAAATACTCATGTTGGACAAATGCTGAGTAACATGCGTGGTCAAGTAACTCAAACTGTTCAACAAAGTAGAAATTGGATTGGACAACAAGCACAAAATGTCAAACGAATAGTGAATAATGGACTTGATAAAGAAATAGCACATCCATTTAAACAACAACTTGCACCAGCGGGAATGGGTGGTATAAAATTTGCTGAAACAACTACTTTGAGAAACATGGGTCAAAACATGAAACGTGCTGTTACACCACAAAATCACGTGACACATGGCCCAAAAGATAGTATGGTGAGAAGTGAAGGTAAACATAGTGTAAGTAGCTATGAAATTAATTCATCAAAATATGTTGAATCACCAAACTACACGAAGGTTGAATTCGGAAAACAATATGCAAGACTTAGACCTAAGAAACTAAAGGCGAATATTGAATATACAACGCCTAATGGTCACATATATCGGACTGATCATAAAGGGCGCATAAAAGAAGTTTATGTAGACAATCTCTCTCTAAAAGATGGCGGTCGTAATAACCATGCACAAAGAACCGTGGGTGGAGAGGATAGATTACCAGACGATGATGGAGGCCATTTAATCGCTAGAATGTTTGGTGGGTCAAAAGATATAGATAACCTTGTAGCACAAAGTAAATATATCAACCGTCCATTTAAGGAAAATGGTGATTGGTACCAGTTGGAAAAAGAGTGGAAAGATGCACTAAAGTCGGGAGATGAAGTGAAAAATATTAAAATGGAAGTGAAATACAGCGGTAATAGTCAACGGCCAACTATATTTAAGGTTGGATATGAGATTAATAATGAACGAAAAGTTAAAACAATAGAAAATATATAG
- a CDS encoding TIGR01741 family protein yields MTFEEKLSQMYNEIANEISGMIPVEWEQVFTIAYVTDQAGEVIFNYTKPGSDELNYYSDIPKDCNVSKDIFKNSWFKVYRMFDELRETFKEEGLEPWTSCEFDFTRDGKLNVSFDYIDWVNSEFGPMGREHYYMYKKFGIWPEKEYAINWVKKIKDYVKEQDEAEL; encoded by the coding sequence ATGACTTTCGAAGAAAAACTAAGTCAAATGTATAACGAGATTGCGAATGAGATTAGTGGGATGATACCAGTAGAATGGGAGCAAGTATTTACAATAGCTTATGTAACTGATCAAGCTGGAGAAGTTATTTTTAATTATACTAAACCAGGTAGTGATGAATTAAATTATTATTCAGACATACCTAAAGATTGCAATGTCTCAAAAGATATTTTTAAGAATTCATGGTTTAAAGTTTATCGAATGTTTGATGAGTTAAGAGAAACTTTTAAAGAAGAAGGGCTTGAACCATGGACTTCATGCGAATTTGACTTTACAAGAGATGGCAAATTGAATGTATCTTTTGATTATATTGATTGGGTGAATTCAGAATTTGGTCCAATGGGAAGAGAACATTATTATATGTATAAAAAATTTGGAATTTGGCCTGAAAAAGAATATGCCATAAATTGGGTTAAAAAAATAAAAGATTATGTTAAAGAGCAAGATGAAGCTGAACTATAG
- a CDS encoding DUF5080 family protein — MEFLLLIVVAGLYYIIYLTAVMYSEKIVVLPIIIYAIVFVVIGITYIFIGDSYDQLTNFNVILYMGSLFYAWMAFRNLWNRPLLLKYKNITDSSSGIVNKSEYNSVESLRINIEIAKYKGIISLIVAIVLTVLMTLKSTPQITAETRDLSISFFILSLFIIIIFAVWDLIIRVRKGAFAFVVIRPILFSCWLFILNMILSRLL, encoded by the coding sequence ATGGAGTTCTTATTATTAATTGTCGTAGCCGGACTGTATTATATTATATATTTAACTGCTGTGATGTATTCTGAAAAAATAGTAGTATTGCCTATAATCATCTATGCCATTGTGTTTGTAGTAATTGGTATCACTTATATTTTTATAGGTGACAGCTATGATCAGTTAACAAATTTCAATGTGATTTTGTATATGGGGAGTTTGTTTTATGCATGGATGGCTTTTAGAAATCTTTGGAACAGACCATTATTATTAAAATATAAGAATATTACAGATAGTTCAAGTGGAATAGTTAATAAATCTGAATACAATTCAGTTGAAAGCTTACGTATAAACATTGAAATAGCTAAGTATAAAGGGATTATTTCTTTGATAGTAGCTATAGTACTAACGGTGTTAATGACATTAAAGTCAACACCTCAAATTACTGCGGAAACACGTGATTTAAGTATCTCATTTTTCATACTCAGCTTATTTATCATTATTATATTTGCAGTTTGGGATTTAATTATTAGAGTTAGAAAAGGAGCGTTTGCTTTTGTTGTAATAAGGCCAATATTATTCAGTTGTTGGTTATTTATTTTGAATATGATTTTATCAAGATTATTATAA
- a CDS encoding DUF5079 family protein — translation MTTKENIDILRKPGAQALSLISLFLILFSCLTFFFGLDYERFPNYLKITTIIELIIIVISLLQWIRFIDFEKESARKFKKIYARFLVIINVLTTITVVFALCNLYYFAAVQNHYDLFNYWLMGTISIIISYLLLVIGGMFTLLKLPKVTKRWGGKTKTHFGLLLTALSSFIYVEKIIEYILVPNVVESKFIIIVSMLVIAGAQFVAFQFIMQYSRFYIFELNTEDDD, via the coding sequence ATGACTACTAAGGAAAATATAGATATTCTTCGAAAGCCAGGTGCACAAGCCTTAAGTTTAATATCATTGTTTTTGATACTTTTTTCATGTCTAACTTTCTTTTTTGGTTTAGATTATGAAAGGTTTCCAAACTATTTAAAGATAACGACAATTATAGAATTAATAATTATTGTAATTAGTTTACTTCAATGGATTAGGTTTATAGATTTCGAAAAAGAAAGTGCACGGAAATTTAAAAAAATATATGCTCGATTTTTAGTTATTATAAATGTGTTAACTACTATCACTGTAGTATTTGCACTGTGTAACCTTTATTATTTTGCAGCTGTACAAAACCATTATGATTTATTCAATTATTGGTTAATGGGTACGATTTCAATCATAATTAGCTATTTATTATTAGTAATTGGCGGAATGTTTACGTTGTTAAAATTACCTAAAGTAACAAAACGCTGGGGTGGTAAAACTAAAACCCATTTTGGTTTATTATTAACTGCGTTGAGCTCATTTATATATGTTGAAAAAATTATCGAATATATATTGGTTCCTAATGTCGTAGAATCCAAGTTTATAATTATTGTAAGCATGTTGGTTATCGCTGGAGCACAGTTTGTGGCATTTCAATTTATTATGCAATACAGTAGATTCTATATTTTTGAATTAAACACTGAAGATGATGACTAA
- a CDS encoding DUF5079 family protein has product MTTKENIDILRKPGAQALSLASLFMILFSCLTFFFGLDYERFPNYLKITTIIELIIIIISLLQWIRFIDFEKESAQKYKKIYARFLVIINVLTTITAVFATCNLYYFVAVQNHYDLFNYWLMGTISIIISYLLLVIGGMFTLLKLPKVTKRWGGKTKTHFGLLLTALSAFIYIERIIEYILVPNVVESKFVIMVSIIIIACTQFVAFQFIMQYSRFYIFELNKEDDD; this is encoded by the coding sequence ATGACTACTAAGGAAAATATAGACATTCTTCGAAAGCCAGGTGCACAAGCCTTAAGTTTAGCATCATTATTTATGATACTTTTTTCATGTCTGACTTTCTTTTTTGGTTTAGATTATGAAAGGTTTCCAAATTATTTAAAGATAACGACAATTATAGAATTAATAATTATCATAATTAGTTTACTTCAATGGATTAGATTTATAGATTTCGAAAAGGAAAGCGCACAGAAATATAAGAAAATATATGCCCGATTTTTAGTTATTATAAATGTGCTAACTACTATCACCGCAGTATTTGCAACATGTAACCTTTATTATTTTGTTGCTGTACAAAATCATTATGACCTATTCAATTATTGGTTGATGGGTACGATTTCAATCATAATTAGTTATTTGTTATTAGTAATTGGCGGAATGTTCACGTTATTAAAATTACCTAAAGTAACAAAACGTTGGGGTGGTAAAACTAAAACACATTTTGGTTTATTATTAACCGCTTTGAGCGCATTTATATATATTGAAAGAATTATCGAATATATATTGGTTCCTAATGTCGTAGAATCCAAGTTTGTCATAATGGTAAGTATCATTATTATTGCTTGTACACAATTTGTAGCTTTTCAATTTATTATGCAATACAGTAGATTCTATATTTTTGAATTAAACAAAGAAGATGATGACTAA
- a CDS encoding TIGR01741 family protein → MTFEEKLNEMYNEIANKISSMIPVEWEKVYAMAYIDDGGGEVFFNYTKPNSDELNYYTDIPKEYNISVQVFDDLWMDLYDLFEELRNLFKEEGLEPWTSCEFDFTREGKLKVSFDYIDWINSEFGQVGRQNYYKYRKFGILPETEYEINKVKEIEQYIKEQEEAEI, encoded by the coding sequence ATGACTTTCGAAGAAAAATTAAATGAAATGTATAACGAGATTGCGAATAAGATTAGCAGCATGATACCAGTAGAATGGGAAAAGGTATATGCAATGGCATATATAGATGATGGAGGAGGAGAAGTATTCTTTAATTATACTAAACCAAACAGCGATGAATTGAATTATTACACCGATATACCTAAGGAGTATAACATTTCTGTGCAAGTATTTGATGATTTATGGATGGATTTATATGATTTGTTTGAGGAATTAAGAAATTTATTTAAAGAAGAAGGACTAGAACCATGGACATCATGCGAATTTGACTTTACAAGAGAAGGTAAATTAAAAGTTTCATTTGATTATATAGATTGGATAAATTCAGAATTTGGTCAAGTAGGTCGACAAAATTACTATAAGTATAGAAAATTTGGAATTTTACCAGAAACGGAATATGAAATTAATAAAGTTAAAGAAATCGAGCAATATATTAAAGAGCAAGAAGAAGCTGAAATATAG
- a CDS encoding TIGR01741 family protein — MGFEAKLSEIYNKIANEIDGMIPVEWEKVYTIAYVNDRGGEVVFNYTKPGSDELNYYTNISKDYNVSEEIFDDLWMNLYYLFKNLRNLFKEEGLEPWTSCEFDFTRDGKLNVSFDYIDWANSEFGQMGREHYYMYKKFGIWPEKEYAINWVKEIEQYVKEQEEAEDR; from the coding sequence ATGGGGTTTGAAGCTAAGTTAAGTGAAATATACAACAAGATTGCGAATGAGATAGATGGCATGATACCAGTAGAGTGGGAAAAGGTATATACGATAGCCTATGTAAATGATAGAGGAGGGGAGGTCGTTTTTAATTATACTAAACCAGGTAGCGATGAATTGAATTATTACACGAATATATCTAAAGATTATAATGTTTCAGAGGAAATATTTGATGATTTATGGATGAATCTGTATTACTTGTTTAAGAATTTAAGGAATTTATTTAAAGAAGAAGGTCTTGAACCATGGACATCATGTGAATTTGACTTTACAAGAGATGGTAAATTAAACGTATCTTTTGATTATATTGATTGGGCGAATTCAGAGTTTGGACAAATGGGAAGAGAACATTATTATATGTATAAAAAATTTGGAATTTGGCCTGAAAAAGAATATGCCATAAATTGGGTTAAAGAAATCGAACAGTATGTTAAAGAACAGGAAGAAGCGGAAGATAGATAA